AATATACCACTGGGCTCAACAACGAATAGACCGGGTCCATCTTCATCGACTGTTCCCAATATTGTGCTAATGCCGAACGGCCTCACTGAAGAGTATAATGTATAGGCCTGAACATAGAGGCCCAGACGATCTGCGACAGCCTATACGTACAGGTAAGTTATCACGTTTTGAACACCAATAATGTGCGCACCTTCAAGGGTGGTGGAGCGTTGTAGGTTTCACGGTAGTTTGCAGCCTCGTCCCGGGCACGGTTCGATAGATGGCGACCATCGGCCAATAGACCTGCAGTTGCCTACTTACCAAATATTAAGCTAGTCATTCGAAAGTCAAGACGGTGTTGCGCACCAAGCCAATGTGCCGATCTATTGTCTGGATCCTGCGATTGGCGCCAGGGACCAGTAATTTAGAGTGAACAAGTTTCTCCACTGCCAATACAATGCCATCTTTGACTTTCAGGCCAATTGCAGTCCTAAATATTAGATTTGAGGATGTTTTGACTATGACAGTTACTTGTTTGCACACCCTGAGTTTTCGACGGCTTTATTGGCGTATTCTACCTAGAAGTATTGAAACTTTATGAAGGGAAATACAAGACCTGGTTCATTAGACATACCTGAAAGATACGACCATCTGGAGAGTATGTGCTTGCAGAAAGATCGTATCCTGTTCCGATTGAAGTCATGCTTTAGTGTGGATTGAAGGAGAGGTGCTGAAATATGACACTTCAGGAGGACGCGCAAGCAGATAGAACGCGTCAGTCCACCGTGGGAAATTTGAGGCGCGTCACACTCTGAACAAGGCGGGCCTACCTTGAATATGCGACAATTGTTTGTTCGGTTCTGTACAATCGCCCTCAACCAAAAACCATGTCCGACAACGACGAATGGATAAAAGTGCTACAAGATCACCCCATATTCTCACTCCCTAAGTATTTTGATGACCCCCTTGCAAAGACCCCAAATCCTTTGGAATTATCAACTAACACACTACCGAAATTCACAAATCTCGACCCTCGCGATGATTCTCCAAGCCCGTCAGGACGACGTCAAGTCATGATACTGAAGGATGCAGATGTTATTGTGGCAGCGGGAAATGAAATAAGGTTGTCGTCATTCGGCGACCTTAAACTAAGTCGAAGTATTCGTAAATCATACAAGGTGTGCTGCCTACTAATTAGAGTCCGTACCGCACAAGCTGAGAAAAATTATCAAGATTCTCAATACTCCGAATATCAAGTTTGAAATTCATCAAATATGTCTTAATCCAAGCGGAAAGCTGTTGGCGGTTGCTGGAGCGTACCAGGTCGCCGTCGTTGTTCTACCGCGTGCAGGATATAGTAGACTTGTCCCTCAAGTCATAGATTGCAAGTAGGCTAATACTACAACTATGATGTATATGCGCATTATGTTGACCTTGCTTGATAGGTCGGTTCAAGTCGGCCAATTCTACCATGCAGCCGAATCATCAGCACCGATAGCGAAAATCGACTGGCATCCTTGGGGTGACGCTGGTTCAACATTGCTTGTTATGACTGTTGATGGAAAACTAAGGTACATCCAACAGATGAATCTCAATTCACTATTGTTCACTTCTGTTTAGAGAATACGATATGTCAATTGATACAGAAGAGCCCCAGCAAGTTGTGCGCTTCTTCCCGGAAAAGAAATCGGCGACGTTTATGGCAGATGACAGTGCGGAAAGAGAAGTCACATCCTTCACACTAGGGAAAGGGCGCGCAGATTGGGGGCCTCTGACATTGTATGCAATAACAAAATCAGGCGACATTTATTCCATATGTCCTTACCTTCCCCAGAATGCGTATGTATCCCGTTCCATTAACAACTAAGAACGCTGATCTGACGCGTACATCTAGTTCAGTCCCAACGGCGTATATCCACTCCCTGGAGTGCTTCGTTTCGGCCAAGCAAGAATACCTTTCTCAaacatcatcgtcatcggcCTCAAAATATAATTCCATGACTTATGATTACCAACATAAATATGTTACAGCGTTGGTCAAACAGCTCCCTGCTGGGGCAGTTTTTCCCGCATCCTCAAAATCGGTTCTTGTGCATCCTCCTTCAACGATTAAACCGCGACCATTACGCCAAGGTCCATTCCTATTGCAGCCTTCTCCTAGAATGCTTGACGGCAGTGAAGGCGGCGATGCTACTGATATCACGTATCTTACCTTTGGGACCGGGCTAAAGAATAGTTCCGAAGATGACGGCAATGATACAGAGCATCTTGGAGTTGTGCTTGTATCATATCAAGATGGAAAAGTTGACCTTTTCCTTGACGTGGAGAAGGTAGAAGCTCGATGGGATTTGAAACACGTACGCATAAAATATACTCGTTGCTGCCAATCTTATAAAGATATTTCCCCAGGAACCCAGCCCTGACTTGCCTATGCTTGCCGTCTACGAGAGCATTGACCTCGGGCTAGTCAAGTGTTTAAAAGAAATTTCACCGGAAACTGAATCAACAGCAATATTGGACCTGCTCCAAGGAAACCACCCCGTACTTCTCGTTGACCCTCTTCACAATGATATGATATATGTTTACCACGCATTTGGCGTACATGCCCTGGATGTATCACCAGTTATCGACAGACTTTCGTCTGCCCTGCGAGATGACCCAGAAGACGGTTCGACATTAAAGGACAGCCTCCAAAAACCCTCAACGACCACTGTCCGACCGATTTTAAACACGTTCTCGGTAGAGAAAAAGTGGGTGGTTGATATACTTCTTGAATGTCATAAGCTAATGGTTTCGTCCCAGATGTTCCAACCCTATCATAGCCGTTGCCTTGCCGAACGATGTCTACCTCACATATAACATTTTCATGTTGACCTCGACCATGAGACTTACCTCCATTCCTCTGACTATACGGTCGGCGGTTACCCCTGCAAAGTCCAATCTCCTCAACACCGTTTCTGTCCCCGTTAACACAAGCAAATGGCTAAAACCTCTTGATATGCCATCTCCGTATACCTGTTTGTTGGGCAATCAAGCCTATAAACCACCCTCGATACTTTCTGACCCGTCTGGTCTACCAAATTTGCCGAAACAATCGTTACCAAGCACCTCTGGCTCGAAAGAATTTTTGCTAACACCTGACACTCTTCGATTCATTGGTAAAACCGTCGCACAAATCGGATCACAGACCAATGACATACGAGCAGCTTATCGGATTGCATTTGCCCGGGTAAACCTACAGAAATCCGAACTTTCATCTCAGATCACCAAATGCAAAGAGATTCAAGAAAAAATTGACACTATCACCTCGACACGAAGAAAGGAAACCGAAGCACGTATATCCAACATCCAGAACGAACAAAAAGCATTACTCTCGAGACTGGATCGAGTGCTTCAATCCTTAATGAAGGAAGCCTCTCCAGAAATTAGTGAGCAAGAGAAGAAATGGTTCGATGAACTGAAGAgaatgaaaaatgaaatatGTGGTAGTGGAAGGTATGACGACGAATCGTTGATTTCGCGAACCCGATTGGTATGTCGTTgagaaaaatatgtttctTATTGAACACCTCGAATTAATTTTCTTTGCAGCTTGAAAGAGAGTTCAAGCGGATCCTCCCATCCTTACAAACCTTAGTCGAAA
The sequence above is a segment of the Psilocybe cubensis strain MGC-MH-2018 chromosome 4, whole genome shotgun sequence genome. Coding sequences within it:
- a CDS encoding Proteasome subunit alpha type-3 (Proteasome subunit alpha type-3 (Fragment)); the encoded protein is MTSIGTGYDLSASTYSPDGRIFQVEYANKAVENSGTAIGLKVKDGIVLAVEKLVHSKLLVPGANRRIQTIDRHIGLATAGLLADGRHLSNRARDEAANYRETYNAPPPLKAVADRLGLYVQAYTLYSSVRPFGISTILGTVDEDGPGLFVVEPSGIFYGYNGAAVGKGKQLAKTELEKLDLSQLSLREAVIEAARIIYLVHEDTREKEFELEMSWIGPETNNTHLPVPQDLLEEAETKAKEQFEFEDDAA
- a CDS encoding Nucleoporin NUP82, whose product is MSDNDEWIKVLQDHPIFSLPKYFDDPLAKTPNPLELSTNTLPKFTNLDPRDDSPSPSGRRQVMILKDADVIVAAGNEIRLSSFGDLKLSRSIRKSYKILNTPNIKFEIHQICLNPSGKLLAVAGAYQVAVVVLPRAGYSRLVPQVIDCKSVQVGQFYHAAESSAPIAKIDWHPWGDAGSTLLVMTVDGKLREYDMSIDTEEPQQVVRFFPEKKSATFMADDSAEREVTSFTLGKGRADWGPLTLYAITKSGDIYSICPYLPQNASVPTAYIHSLECFVSAKQEYLSQTSSSSASKYNSMTYDYQHKYVTALVKQLPAGAVFPASSKSVLVHPPSTIKPRPLRQGPFLLQPSPRMLDGSEGGDATDITYLTFGTGLKNSSEDDGNDTEHLGVVLVSYQDGKVDLFLDVEKVEARWDLKHEPSPDLPMLAVYESIDLGLVKCLKEISPETESTAILDLLQGNHPVLLVDPLHNDMIYVYHAFGVHALDVSPVIDRLSSALRDDPEDGSTLKDSLQKPSTTTVRPILNTFSVEKKCSNPIIAVALPNDVYLTYNIFMLTSTMRLTSIPLTIRSAVTPAKSNLLNTVSVPVNTSKWLKPLDMPSPYTCLLGNQAYKPPSILSDPSGLPNLPKQSLPSTSGSKEFLLTPDTLRFIGKTVAQIGSQTNDIRAAYRIAFARVNLQKSELSSQITKCKEIQEKIDTITSTRRKETEARISNIQNEQKALLSRLDRVLQSLMKEASPEISEQEKKWFDELKRMKNEICGSGRYDDESLISRTRLLEREFKRILPSLQTLVEKEQQRQRTQQDANKNLGFTQAFEYGQRSNIDGTRINIVETELAKLALKLDLPLGQPPSSAAPSC